Part of the Rhinoraja longicauda isolate Sanriku21f chromosome 22, sRhiLon1.1, whole genome shotgun sequence genome, gtgaaggtgtggaattctctgcctcagaaggcagtggaggccagttcgttggatgctttcaagagagagctggatagagctcttaaggatagcggagtgagggggtatggggagaaggcaggaacggggtactgattgagagtgatcagccatgatcgcattgaatggcggtgctggctcgaagggctgaatggcctactcctgcacctattgtctattgtctattgtctattaagaataTCTGGTCAGTGAGTGAATGggagcaatttagtttagtttggagatgcagcgtggcaacaggcctttcggctcaccgagtccatgccgaccagtgatctccgcacaccaactctatcctacacacactagggacagtttacaattattccaagccaattaacctacaaacctgaacacctttggagcgtgggaggaaaccggagatcccggggaaaacccacgcagatcacggggagaacgtacaaactccgtacagacagtaactgtggtcaggattgaacccgggtctctggcgctgcaaggcagcaacactaccgttgcgccactgtgcctcccagaTTTCAATGGGCAACAAACATGTTCAATGGACAATTTCTATTGTCGTCACAGTCGTAGCTACTGTGTGCAAAGCCACAGCTGGAAGCTAGTAGCTGTGGGGAAATTTGAATGCTTCCACTCTGCCATGCTGAGGCTCAATGCTCCAAATCTCAAGTCCGTTAGCAAATTATATTGCAAATATCGTGTAACGAGGCAATTAGTTTAAGTGCACATTACAATCAGAATATTGCATTGAGTGCATAAAACATTCTCTCAGCATTAAAAGGAATGAATATCAAAAATGTATCTAAAGATAAATAATTTCTCTAATAGTAAAACATGAGGTAGCGTATAGTTAGAAAATTAGAATGATACAGAAGGCATATGCAAACTCCCTAAAATAGACGTCACTCCAGTTAACAATGATGTTTGTGCAAGTTCACACCTTTGAGAACAAAAATGTGAACATGCTTGATACCTGCTGCACAAGGCTATATGTTCTTAACTATAAAAGGTGGTGCAGAATATAGATTATGGTTGTTTAGCTGAGAATTTATTTTAAAgtgaattttaattatttttattttatctcttaactaaactaaaagccagaACACTGAGCTTTTAATGGCTTTCATTCTCTAAGATTGTTATCTGCTGATTCTGAAAGCATCACATCAATCCCCTGATATACTCACTTGCAGAAAGATTATGCCTTGAGCTAGCTTGTGTTAGTGCTACATGCTGCCTTACTTGACATCATTGATTGTTGTTTCTTGTGCTGCTTCCTTGTTCGTGTACTGCAAAGTCCCACCTCTGTACAAACCTAATGGAATCTTATTCCTTCCATTTCCATTTGTGATCTATCCAAATCGCATTTTCTTGTGTCGTGATTTATCTCTCGACATTCACTGACTCCTAGAGAGACAGTTGCAAATTTTCTGCTGACGGTATTTGAATTCTGCTTGCAGAGCGTGACGTTTGACGGTGTAAGAacatttgagagagagagagagagagagaccagaaTGCTGAAGTAGAGGGGAAAAAGCACATTCTTTTATTTGGTACATTTTATTGGTCCAGGTCAATCTATtgcattgaagacagacacaaaaagctggaataactcagtaggggtcaggcagcatctctggagaaaaggaataggtgacatttcgggtcgagacccttcttcaaactcaaatcTATTGCAGAGGTCACTTCCAATGCACTGTCATCATTAAAAATGTGATGTATCAAGAAACATAAATCTGTTTCTTATCAATGAGTTCCAAGCAGAAGCTAAAAATCAAATCATAGATTAACTACCATTAGCCCCAGATAATTAAATTATTAATTGTGAAATCTGACTTGAATTAATCTGCTGGTGACTTTCATATCGGTCATCTTGTACAGTTAACTTTATGTTATAGTGTGCCTTGCATAACACTGCATGCACATTTCTGTTTTGCCATCTAGGTGATGCTCCTTTCCAATGCCAGTTGTGTGATGCCAAGTTTAAAATCAACTCCGACCTAAAGAGACACATGCGCATCCATTCTGGTGAGAAGCCCTACCAGTGTCACTACTgtgactaccgctgtgccatgaaAGGTAACCTCCGGTCTCATGTCCGTGTGAAGCACAGCATGGAGAACACTTTCAAGTGCCAGCAGTGTGACTTCCAATGTGGCAATAAATCCACACTGCGGCAGCACATAAGGTCTCACCAGCCGGATAAGCCGATAAAATGCTTGCATTGCAGCTACACCTGCTCTAGTAAAGGATCGCTGAAGGTACATGAGAGAATTCATTCCGAAGAGCGACCTTTCCGGTGCAAATTTTGCTGCTTTGATTCAAAGCAACGGAGTAACTTGCTCATGCACGTAAAGAAACATCATGTAGGCAAGGACAAGATGGGTTCAGGGAAGAAAGATATTGATGGGCAAAAGCTAAACACTTCAAGGTTGGTGGTCAAACTAGACGCTAAAAAGCCTTTCAGGTGTGACCTGTGTGAAGCAAGTTTTGTCCGAGAAGATTCGCTACGCAGCCATAAGAACCAACATCGTGATTTGTCCCACAGCACTGAAAGTGGTGAAATCGGAGTTCTACAACTGCAGGTGCATCACGAAAGCCAAAGCAATTCTTCAATGCCTAGCGACCTTCAATCAAGATCAGTCGCGTCCTTTAGCAAAGCAGAGGTGAATATTATAGTTAGCCACCAACTAAATCCAACCAACTCCATTGTTCAAACAGTGGTAAATGAACATCACACAGTAAGAGATTCCTTGGTGTCTGAACCAAACCAGGTCAGGGATGACGTAACCTCCAGCAACCAGCTGCAACTGTTACAACAGGTCAACTTGATTGCCCCAACCCAACAGGCAATATCCCAGAATGAAGTTGAAGCTAACTCGTCTTTAGAGCAGGAAGGCCCTTTGCTCAGCACCATAGACTCCAGTGCGACAGACACCCTCCACCAGGCTCTAATGCAGACCACCACAGTTGCTAGTCAGGGATCGTCAAACAGCCAGTCGTTTATCACTGGTTCTACCATCAACTGCTCAGATCTGGATGGCCTCAATGCCCTCATTCAAGAGGAAAGCAGAGAGGTCACTGTAGTTAGCGATTGTACCCAGACTGTTGCAACCGTCCCCTCATCCtcaacgtcacccatcttctctTCCTCGTCGCCTCAGATGCAAGGATCTAAGCAAACCTACTCTGTTGTT contains:
- the zfp64 gene encoding zinc finger protein 64, with the protein product MNAGGQSDNFGSVPFSPGATVLVEVSADIHICGICKQQYNTLDTFVAHKQNGCHLGTAAGPSSVQFVAEAAPPATQTPTAISTITAQTQTISVSNSMTEFGFEQGYQTYLPNTSSTGQIANLSLGLTRLTAKRSKSNSTSQKKLTCCYPGCAFKTSHGNKDLDRHLRTHTGEKPFKCDICSKRFSRLDKLKMHNRSHTGEKPHKCKHCNYAAADSSSLKKHLRIHSDERPFKCQICPYASHSSSQLIIHLRSHTGDAPFQCQLCDAKFKINSDLKRHMRIHSGEKPYQCHYCDYRCAMKGNLRSHVRVKHSMENTFKCQQCDFQCGNKSTLRQHIRSHQPDKPIKCLHCSYTCSSKGSLKVHERIHSEERPFRCKFCCFDSKQRSNLLMHVKKHHVGKDKMGSGKKDIDGQKLNTSRLVVKLDAKKPFRCDLCEASFVREDSLRSHKNQHRDLSHSTESGEIGVLQLQVHHESQSNSSMPSDLQSRSVASFSKAEVNIIVSHQLNPTNSIVQTVVNEHHTVRDSLVSEPNQVRDDVTSSNQLQLLQQVNLIAPTQQAISQNEVEANSSLEQEGPLLSTIDSSATDTLHQALMQTTTVASQGSSNSQSFITGSTINCSDLDGLNALIQEESREVTVVSDCTQTVATVPSSSTSPIFSSSSPQMQGSKQTYSVVPAVGPSSVTCSELQIPSHNSSATGFPSQSEETNSLLVSSIGISTSGVIIQSLPMVVSTAQQQPSDDQLSQRAFYSETRAPSALVLQDTPQLSDRQSMHLTSGSNSTQPICSVTESKGWTM